In Candidatus Thorarchaeota archaeon, the DNA window GCTTCTCATCAGGTACGACCATTGTTAATAATACCATCACCGCGAACGGTTGGAATGGAGTGTCCTTTTCATCTTCATCCAACAACACTGTGAAAGATTGCGTTATTCGGTCGAATACTGTTAATGGCATGACTTTCGTTTCCTCGTCGAATAACGAGATCGTGAACAACACGGTCAGTTTGAGCAAATATGGCGTATACCTTTACTATTACTCGTCGAATAACGAGATCGTGAACAACACGGTCAGCATGAATGAGTATGGGGTATATCTCTCATATCTCTCGGCTAATAATACTCTCTGGCTCAATGCATTTGCATGGAATAATGTTAGCAATGGCTACGACGTGAATGATGACAATCATTGGAACAGTACGGACATCGGCAACTACTGGTCCGATTACAATGGTACTGGAGTCTACCACGTCTCAGGTAAGGGTGGCGCCATAGATTATCATCCTATCCAGTTGGTCGATACTATTGCGCCCTCGATCGATCATCCCTTGGATCTTCAATATGCTGAAGGCACAAGTGGGCATTCTATCACTTGGCATCCTGAAGACAAATTCCCCTCAAGTTACAAGGTCTACAGGAACGGAACCGTTGTGGGATTCGGAACCTGGGATGGAAGTCCGATCACTGTGGATGTAGATGGTCTTAGTGTCGGGTCTTACAACTATACGCTGGTCGTCTACGATTCAACAGGCAATCAGAACAGTGACACGGTCTTTGTCACAGTCACGGAAAACACGATCTCTTCAACAATGCCGCCTACCATTTCGGTCACTACATTCTTTATTATGGGTCCTTCCTTCATACTCTTGGCAGGACTTGGTATTCTCGTGGTGATCGTTGTAATTGTCTTAGCAAAGCGTAGGTCTTAGCTGGTCTCATGCAGCAGATTATCTAGGGGTGGTCCCTTATGATGGGGGCCTCCTCTAGAGGTATTTTTTTTTTCATGTCAATAAATAGAGAATAGGACTGCCGTTGGCAACCGTTGATTGTTAGTTGGACAATCTTGGACATGCCGTCCCGTCTGTCCGCCCAGCAACGGCACTGGGCACATAGATGATATTCCTTGCGGCGTTCACATCCGCATGGAGTTCCGCCTCACAGTGCGGACAGTAGAAGTACTCGCCGCCTCGCCGCTCCTCTCTCGCCCCCGGCCACTCGATCCTGTAGCCTCGCTCTCCGCACGCACTACAGGTCTGCGAGGTCCACTTGGGGTTCACACTCCACACCCCTCCATACTTGTGGCCCAGCTGCTGCCTCATGTACACTATGGTCTCCCATATTCTGGCCCACAGGTTCGTACTCAGCGCCCAGGACAGGCCTCTCTTTCCAGCGGGCGGCGTGTAGTTCTTCAGGCTCTCGAAGACCAGCGTCCGCACCTCGTGTTCCTCACACCACCACACCGCTCGTGAGGCCACCTGTCGTGCGATCTCTCTGTCCAGTCTTCGTATCTTTCTCCAGACCGCCGCCAGATGCCTCATCTTCTTCAGGAGAGGCCCGGGATACTGCTGTCTATATTCGCTTGTCCCCATCTTTTTTGTCTCTGTCTTTGACTCCCAGTTCCTCTTTTTTCGTGCCACCTCTCCGCTCAGCCATCGGGTCTCCTGCCGGAGCGCCTCTCGTCTTTCCAGCAGGCCTGTCATCTCGATGATCTCATCGACATACCTGTCTTTTCCCGTACTCACCGAGACCACCAGTGGCACACGAACCCCGCGGTCGGCTCCGGCACGTCTGTGATACTCTCTCTCGCCGATGGTCTTCGCAATGAGTTCGCGATGCGGTGGCAGGAAGGGTATCTGCAGGACGACCCGCTCCCCCCTCATGATTATACGTGGAGGAGCACTGCGTCGTGCGAGCCTCAGTCGTGCGACCCGTGTCTTCAGTCGCTCGATCTCTTCAGGGTCGCCCTTTCGACTCTTGAGGCGCGTGAGGCGATACACTGCGTGCTGGAGTTCTATGGTGTTCACGAGCTGCATGTGCTGGTCTCTCATCTTTGCAGCTCGGAACCGTAACTGACGTGCGCGCCCCTTCTTTCCGTGCATGGCTGCATCCCGTGCCTTTCGCTCATCTCTCTGTGCGGCACGGACCAGCCAGTCGAGAAACCGGAGGGTCAGGGTCTGCACGCGATAGGGGGAGGACTTGTGTTCGCGTCCACGAATGGGGCGAGGAAGCTTCAGGTGGAAGAGGACCTCGTTCTCGCGGTCCCTGTCGAGGCTGAACCAGTAGCCCTGTCCGGGCATGTTTTCCGTCGAGGCTGAAAAATCACAGACTGCCGAGAGCATGAGCGGGGTCTCGAACGGGTAGCCGTTTTTTAGCCAACCGCGAATCGTATCTCTTGCGAGTGAGAAACTAGAAGGGTCCTCTCGTACGTACTTGGAGACACGACGACGTTGGCTTGTCCGCCAGCCAAGTGGTTCGCCTCTCGACCCGAGAAGTTCATGGTCGAGCCGCTTTCTCAGCTGTTGTGCTGCGGAGAGGGCATAGTAGTACGAATTCCCATTCTTTTTCTTGAGGGTGTCCTTCATCAGTTGGATGAGTTGACGGGGGATGTACTTGTTGCCTAAGAGGCGTCTGAGCAGGTCTTGATCATTGTTCAGGACTTCCAGCCCCGCTATTAATAACTGTCGCCTCATCCAGTCACTCTGGACAATTCTTGCTGCTTGTTCTAGTGCGTTCCGATAGAGCCGTTCATACGTCTTCTCGCGGATTGCCTCATTGTCCTTGTAAGCCAGAGCGCTATTGCGCTTCAGAACTACGTAGCCATGGCCTGCTTTCTCAACCAACTCTTCTCCCAGTCGCTCCAGTAGTTCCTTGTCACTATAGACTCTGGAGAGCACGTCATTTACTATCTCTACATACTTCTCAAAGTGTCCTGATAGCACATTCAGATCTATTCTCTCTACTTTTCGTCCGTGCTCTCGTGAGAGCATCTCTTGGATTTCCTCGTTCCACCTTCCTCTTCTAAATCGGGGGTCCGGCTGTCGCCCCTTTCCTTTTCGCAAGACTACTCTCTCAGAAGAGTTCAATGTGAACTCTTCAATCAGATAGGTTAGACCAGTATGGATAGACGACCACCTTATTAATCTGTCATTCATTGTCTTTTGCATTGCTTGCGTCCGCGAATGACACCGGACTGTACCTGTGGTCGTCATTTCTCTTCGCTCTTTCATTCTTACTCATTCTACTTATACTCCACTTTCCCTTATTAATCTATCAAGCAAAAAGGGCTATTATGCCAATATTTGGCTTATAATGCCATGATAGACCGATATTCAGTATTCCAAACAATGTGGAATTACTTATATATGACTACAAGCATAGCCATGGTGAACAACTTGCCACGACGAAGTGCCAACCCGCGACCGAACGAGGTCCTCATCCAGTCCATCTATACGGGACTCTCGGCCGTGGCACGGATGGGCTCGACACGCGCAAGATATGGAAACCCCTGCCTCGCAGAGGCCATGGAGTCCCTCTGGCGACGGGCACGAACACGCTATCGCAGGTCGGGCACGGGGCGGACACGCGACTTCTCGCCGATCAGAAATGCAGAACCGAACCTGCGACGCCTCTTTCTCAAGATGGTCTGGAATAGTACTCGCAGATACGGAAACGTAGAACGTAAGAGAGTCTACTCATGGAGAGAGGGGACAGTTGGCCCCCTCAACGCACTATTGAACTATGCAGGCGCACGACTGCGAGAGCTGGCAGTGACACAGTATCCCTTTCCCGAACCGAAGAAGTATCAGATCAGGGAATATCGTGACGGGCGGCAAGTGGTCCTCAACGAGCATATGGCAGGGTTGAGAGGAGAAGACGATGGTGCGGTCAAGACCTATTGGCGGGCGGGCTATCCGACCTCCCGGACCTATCCCCGTGTCTTCCTCGCGCATCCCACCCTTCCCTCCCTGGACTTTGTGGACATGATCCGGGCTCACGTCGTGGAACTGGTGCGCCAGTGCTTCATTCACAATGTCCCACGGACCATTGCACAGGCATACATCGACAGGCTCATCCACGAACTCGCTCCCTTTCTGGAATATGTCTATACTGGTGGAGAGAGGGGACGCAAGGACTTCTTTCCCGAGGCAGACCGGGAACTGCGGAACATCGTCCTTGAGATAAGAGCAGAGTACGGCGTCAGAGCGGGGAGAAGACAACGCATGAGTAGATTGGTACGGGAGTTTCAGACTGCCTCCGCCAATATCGAGACCCTGCGACAGAACGCCCTCCACGCCCTGAAGGAATTGGAGGACACGGAGGCTATCGCACAGGCACAGGAGATCCTCGACCAGATCGACCGGGCCAACATCGGAGAGGCGGATGTGGACCGCCTTATGGAACGGGTCACGACGCTTGCCCAACATCAGGGCACCGACTGGCATCGGATGCTCCTCAGCGGCCTGCCACATCCCGCCTCACTGAAGTCCGTGGTCCTTCATGGCGATGGACTCCTTGATAGGCCTTCAGACACGCTCTTCGTGGCAGAGCTGTCCGTCCTCGGCGAAGGCGCGGGCGCTGCCGACATCGTCCTCTTTCTGAGAAGAATTATTGATGAGAGGGTGGTGTGGACGCCCATCGCAGTGCTGGAGATCAAGACCAAGTCGGCCTTTGACTTCACTATTATTGGCATCAGGCCGCGCACAAAGAAGTATGATACCCGTGTTCCTCATCCCATCATCGAGAGGCGGCCACTCACCGACTCGGAGTGGGAACGGGTCCTTCATTCGACACCCACGTTGAGCGCAGAACACCAACTTGACCTGTACTCACGAGCCATCATACAGGAATACAGCGACCTAATCACAAACGACCCTCGACCACCCGGAACACTCTGGCAGGGTGTCATTCTGATTGATACGACTCAACGACAGCGGGATGAGGCGTACAGTCAGTTCATGGAACTCCTCAGAGGGCTGGGGGAGGAACTCATCGCTGGCGGTCCCGACCCCTCACAGAGGACACTGTTTGCAGTATCGGGTTCAGACTCTCGGATCGCAGTAGTGGTGCTCCCCTCTACACGACAGGGGAACGCGCCACCACCCGTGAGAGAGAACAGAACGGGACCGCCACCAACCCTACCGGAACAGGATCCCTTTGC includes these proteins:
- a CDS encoding transposase, which gives rise to MKERREMTTTGTVRCHSRTQAMQKTMNDRLIRWSSIHTGLTYLIEEFTLNSSERVVLRKGKGRQPDPRFRRGRWNEEIQEMLSREHGRKVERIDLNVLSGHFEKYVEIVNDVLSRVYSDKELLERLGEELVEKAGHGYVVLKRNSALAYKDNEAIREKTYERLYRNALEQAARIVQSDWMRRQLLIAGLEVLNNDQDLLRRLLGNKYIPRQLIQLMKDTLKKKNGNSYYYALSAAQQLRKRLDHELLGSRGEPLGWRTSQRRRVSKYVREDPSSFSLARDTIRGWLKNGYPFETPLMLSAVCDFSASTENMPGQGYWFSLDRDRENEVLFHLKLPRPIRGREHKSSPYRVQTLTLRFLDWLVRAAQRDERKARDAAMHGKKGRARQLRFRAAKMRDQHMQLVNTIELQHAVYRLTRLKSRKGDPEEIERLKTRVARLRLARRSAPPRIIMRGERVVLQIPFLPPHRELIAKTIGEREYHRRAGADRGVRVPLVVSVSTGKDRYVDEIIEMTGLLERREALRQETRWLSGEVARKKRNWESKTETKKMGTSEYRQQYPGPLLKKMRHLAAVWRKIRRLDREIARQVASRAVWWCEEHEVRTLVFESLKNYTPPAGKRGLSWALSTNLWARIWETIVYMRQQLGHKYGGVWSVNPKWTSQTCSACGERGYRIEWPGAREERRGGEYFYCPHCEAELHADVNAARNIIYVPSAVAGRTDGTACPRLSN